A region of the Gigantopelta aegis isolate Gae_Host chromosome 11, Gae_host_genome, whole genome shotgun sequence genome:
AAACGTCCTTCAGTTACCAAGGCCTCACACTGaactatataaaacatccttcagTTACCAAGGCCTCACACTGAACTGTATAAAACATCCTTCAGTTACCAAGGCCTCACACTGAACTGTATAAAACATCCTTCAGTTACCAAGGCCTCCCACTGAACTGTATAAAACATCCTTCAGTTACCAAGGCCTCCCGCTGAGCTGTATAAAACGTCCTTCAGTTACCAAAGGCTCACACTGAACTGTATAAAACATCCTTAAGTTACCAAGGCCTCCCACTGAACTGTATAAAACATCCTTCAGTTACCATGGCCTCCCGCTGAGCTGTATAAAACATCCTTCAGTTACCAAGGTCTCACACTGaactatataaaacatccttcagTTACCAAGGCCTCCCACTGAACTGTATAAAACATCCTTCAGTTACCAAGGCCTCACACTGAACTATATAAAACGTCCTTCAGTTACCAAGGCCTCCCACTGAACTATATAAAACGTCCTTCAGTTACCAAGGCCTCCCACTGAACTATATAAAACGTCCTTCAGTTACCAAGGCCTCACACTGaactatataaaacatccttcagTTACCAAGGCCTCACACTGAACTATATAAAACGTTCTTCAGTTACCAAGGCCTCACACTGaactatataaaacatccttcagTTACCAAGGCCTCACACTGaactatataaaacatccttcagTTACCAAGGCCTCCCACtgaactatataaaacattcttCAGTTACCAAGGCCTCCCACTGAACTGTATAAAACGTCCTTCAGTTACCAAGGCCTCCCACTAAACTATATAAAACGTCCTTCAGTTACCAAGGCCTCCCACtgaactatataaaacattcttCAGTTACCAAGGCCTCCCACTGAACTGTATAAAACATCCTTCAGTTACCAAGGCCTCACACTGAACTGTATAAAACGTCCTTCAGTTACCAAGGCCTCACACTGaactatataaaacatccttcagTTACCAAGGCCTCACACTGAACTGTATAAAACATCCTTCAGTTACCAAGGCCTCACACTGAACTGTATAAAACATCCTTCAGTTACCAAGGCCTCCCACTGAACTGTATAAAACATCCTTCAGTTACCAAGGCCTCCCACTGaactatataaaacatccttcagTTACCAAGGCCTGACACTGAACTGTATAAAACATCCTTCAGTTACCAAGGCCTCACACTGAACTGTATAAAACATCCTTCAGTTACCAAGGCCTCACACTGaactatataaaacatccttcagTTACCAAGGCCTCCCACTGAACTATATAAAACGTCCTTCAGTTACGCAGGTGTACAGATATGAAATACAATTCCACTTGACATTAGACACCACGCGTCTGTTGCGAGCTTCAAACACAACCTGAACAATATCTTATGAAAGTTTACTTGGCTGAATAGTTGGGTGTTTTTGCTGGTgttttgttgggtgtttttgtgtgggtgtttttatgggggtttttttttgggggggggtggggggggtgggggtggttgcgtttttgtgtgtgtgtgtggggggggggggcttttggGGTGTTGTTATGTCCAGTgtgtataatgttaatattgCACAACTAATAAgagatttaaaatgtattattagttgtaatttgttttagctTTCTAGGTTAGAATTCAGGGTTTccaaaatttttataaaatccacaaaCGATCAGATCAGtgattaatgttgttgttttttcactgACGACGATTAAAAACtcactagtcctactttacctaagttaatataattttactaagtaatagtaataatcagatatatcacATAATGAGGGAGATACAGCTTAAAACACTaatactaacattgggggttggggtgtgggcaggatattcatatttacaaaatagacttagcTGTAATATTTGACCTTTTATGTCACTAGCCGTCAggtatggcaatagtagttatttactagcccaacattgaatatcaccagCCGACAATTCGTTTGCATGCATTTATTGCAGTAGTATAATACTaagtatattatgtatttaaaaaaaaaaaaaaatgttttaccaatattttaatgtattcctGAGGGTCTGACGGAAGATTAGCTTGTACTAAACCTgtcaccctcattaaataaagttattattattagtagtagtagtatagacCGTGTCCATTGGTTAAGTACCCGGACTTGTGGGTCACTCGTCTGTAGgaaactagtgcaccacgaccaatatatcaaaggccgtggtatatgctatcctgtctgtgagatgatgcatctagaatattccttgctactgatggaaacatgtagcgggcttcctcaatcagtaagactatatgtcggaatTTACCTAATGTTTCACAGTCGAGCTAATCCTATAggcgatgtttaataaattaatatgctctagtggtgtcgttaaacaaaacaaaacctttaaCTTTTCTTCGGTAGGTAGCACCAGGACTCTAGCCCCTGTACAAGAGACTTCACATGTTTCGTCATCTGGCCTTCGTCGTAGAAGGATGTTGTTGTCAGAgaactctgccgttcgagagctagacggaaaTCTGGGCGGTTAGGGACCATCTCAAAATTCATATGATGCCAAAAGAGAAGAAACAGTTTAGTCTCTCTTGAGACCCccttcccccccaaaaaaagactAAATAAGATTATGTTTTGGCATCATCATTTATTTCAGATGAAAACGTCACTACTTGtacattatgtatttatatagaaatgCAGAATACATGTAGGGCATactagtaataaaatgtttctatttcatgtatttgtttcttgttttcctCATTTGTCATAAAGTTGTCAATTTTAACCCTAGAGCGCTGCCCGTATCAAATATGATACgcaaaactatatataaattaggttaattaaaagtaaacatatAAAGCAAGGTTTGTTCATTTAGcatgaaattattcacaaaggCCTGATGTGTCATATTCGATACGGAACAGGCATGCTCTCTATCGTGTTTTTACAAAACTAGTGTCTACAGATAGCTGTAATGGTGGATGAAGACGTGCAGATTCGAAAACAAATTTGATGAAGAAATGTTACTCACTGGTAAGTGGGACTGGTTAGTAAATGCTATGTATATTTGTATCGCGAGATCTAATTGGCTGTCAGGGGAGGTGGTGTAATTGTCTGATTGGCTGGATGGTACCcggcacacacacagaacaccgAGTTCCTGTTCCTGAGGAATGCCGGCTTAGTTTTTCTGCTGTTCTTGGAAAACGATCATTTCTGAAGGTTTTTAATCTTGATGCCAACTTAAATTTCAAAGACGAAATGGCAAGTGCAAAATTATTatcccctccacccccccccccccccccgtcccagACGAAACCATTTCGTCTTTTTTGGCATCATATGAATTTTGAGATGGTCCCTTATAATCACTCTCTTAGACAGAAATACCATTTATCGTACGCTcgttaaacaacgagttgtaagataaatggtgtctaacggacacgaatgttgtattctatttcttacatatcctgaaaaaatccagttttaaaataaatttaaatgtttagtttttttcaaacGAAAACATATCTACGGCTCTTGTGTGTCAAAGACAAGTTAATTTCAGGTTAGCTTTTACGTCACGGAGTCATCTATTTGAccgttttggggttttttttattgcatggAATGCCATCTTAATACAACACAGTGTTAATGAAAGCAGGCGTGTGTGCAGTAATTGACACGGGGGGCCTAGACTGTGTCAAACGAAGTTTATAAGAGGTCGAATCATCCGCCCAGAAAGGTATATTGAATAATAAATAGctttaatgggggggggggggggggggtatcaggggtccacacacacacacacacaagcgcgCGCTTTGGAAGACATCAGTGTTCTGAAACGATATCAGTTTTATATTTGCAGTCAATGTTATCGAGGGAATTAATATGACGTTAGATATAATGCTATAGTTATAGTTCAGTGTATTCCACTCTGTAACTCGTAAGTTAAGTCAAGGTTAATCACTTTAACGCGGATAGAATTCAATCTCTCCAGTACAAATCGTTGTTGAAGTTCatgaaatatttacatttaaactGATGACTGTCAACAACGATCATAATAATGCTTTAGAATACTGCTCACGAAATACATTCCCAAAGCACCACTAAAATTTATTAGTGGcgtaaatataatgaaaataagttgaaagtgGGATATTCACGCACGATACACAATACATCTGGGAGTGCAATATCTAGAAGTACTTATATGTTTTAGAAGCGAAATTGTCACTGTGACAGGGGCGTACactgtggagggggggggggtcggattACATTACCACACACCCACCACCTACCCACCATGCTGAGGCTACAACAATTTTAGTGCAATATTAGTCTATTCATGTAGGTGACCAAGGTATACAAAAGGCTTCGCTGAATGAAAATTCGACCCCCATCCCCTATCCACATTCATACCACGCTACGCCCTTGAATGTTTTGCGAGGTGCGTCAGAGCTTTGTttaaattaatgattaataaataaataaagtttgttttgtttaacgacaccattagagcacattgatttattaatcatcggctattggatgtcaaagatttggtaattttgacagtcttaaaaaggaaatagcagatgattaattaataaatgtgctctagtgttgtcgttaaacaaaacttttttttttcattccatcCAAGTCTGTTTTCCATAAAGTCTCTATAAGGTCGctaaccttttatatgcaccttcccacaggcaggatagcacgtaccacggtctttaatataccagtcgtggtgccctggctagagcgagaaatagcccaatgggcccaccgacggggatcgatcccggaccgaccgcgcatcaagtgagcgctttaccactgggcaacttCCCGCCCTCGACTGCTATTTCAGTGCTCACAATTATCTGCAAGTTCATGACGTGTCattcagcgggtttcctctgaaaaacagtgtcagaatgatcatatctttgacgtccaataaccgatgataagataaaaaatcaatgtgttttagtggcgtcgttaaataaaacaaacttttttctttcttttttcaaaccCTTAGTATTTCTGACCCCTACTCTTACAAGGAAACCATTGATATACAGGTCGTAGTGCATTGCttgtgtagtagtgttggtatacaGTGCTCCAACTGGCACTTTCCCTattgccggcctcggtggtgtcgtggttttgccatcggacataaggttggtaggtacagggttcgcagcccggtaccggctcccacccagagcgagttttaaagactgggtgggtatgtgtaagaccactacaccctcttctctctcagtaaccactaactaacccactctcctagacagcccagatagctgaggtgtgtgcccaggacagcgtgtttgaacctcaaTTAGATACaagcactaaaataagttgaaatgaatactaaagtttccctattagctcagttggtagagcgctgtaCTCTCGTATCGTACTGAGATTCTGAGGTTCGAATCTCTTAGGTGGAGGTTGacttttctgttacatttggagccatatgaagtagtgttggtataaagtgctcttACTGGTAGTACCTAGtgggagcactttataccaacactactagacttggaacgggggggggggggtaatcagagaatgggtccactgcgACGATTCGCTATTTCATGAAGGGTTGTATGAAATTgtcctgtaataaaaaaaagtaaagtttgttttatttaacgacgtcactagagcacattgatttttttattttatcatcggctattggacgtcaaacatatggtcattctgacactgtttttaaaggaaacccgctgtcgccacataggctactcttttacgacaggcagcaagggatcttttattttcgcttccaACAGgcgggatagcacaaaccatggcctttgttgaaccagttatggatcactggtcggtgcaagcggtttacacctacccattgagccagggtttggagtcggtatctggattaaactcgactggggtccgaacccagtacctaccagcctgtagacgtCCTGTCATCACGTGTCTGTACTCTAGCAAACATGGCTGGAAATTCTGAAATGTTTGACTCATTAATAAACAAAGTGGCATAAAATGCCTGCATACATAACAAAATAACTTTGGCATAAAAagctatatttatttacattacgcagagtttacaaaaaaatttgaattatcgcagatctacatgtatattaatttatggcATATGTTGTAATACGTGTGAAATAATATTGGtctaatgacaaaaaaaaataaaaataataataacaataataataataataaataaataaaaataataatacaaaaataaaataataataataatacgtaAGGATACTTATATACACCAGTGTGATTCATCCTTTTAATCGCATTTTGCCTATAGCGAGCGGTGTGCGGCAGTGGTCTATCTGACAATTCATGTGGTATTTTGTACCGCTACTCTTGGCAAACCTTGCACATGACTgcggttttgttgttgttgttgttgtttttcatttatatcCCCTGTCTGCATTTTTTTCATGTAGTATCAATATGTTCTGCATAAAAAAGCAAACTTTGCTAAAATACtaaaaattaccaatttaatttaaatatattttaaaataataataataataaataagagagagagagagagagagagagagagagagagagagagagagagaggggggggggagggggcagacagagagagagagagagagagagagagagagagagagagagagagagagagagagagagagagagagagagagagagagagagagagaacaaaaaCGAAACAGAAGAGTTTATCTGAGCGGGGACAGTGATCAAAGCTCTCATATTTGAACCACACTGACTTTCACGATTGTTTCAAATGATATTTCTCATTAAAAAGACTACCCTGCGTTTGCCtccattgcaagatgtttccaacCTATAAAATCTTTTAACGAATAAAATGACATACTAAACATAGCTTCTTGTcgacaatatcagtgtctctatctTCAATTGTCGTTCTGATGTTTTAATCTCCTAATAATTTCGTGCATGtactttaaaagaaatatttattaggaaataaaatgaggTTTGACCTAGTCCAACACAAGGACGATCTGAAACACATTTAACGAACATCCACTGGCATTCTGtgcaacaaaatgtatttaaagggagggtcaactcaaatatgagcctgatgtgttggaaagatgcgtACCCAGacgaccaacacatactgacacttcaataaatgaaaaaaacgcGTAACGTTAGAGTTCacaaaaaaacgtgattattcctgcttaCTGGGgatagccattttgttttgtttccggTGCGTCAGGAattctagcttggggcgaagtgacgtcagctccgaccaactccAGTATGCACAGTGTTTAAACAAAGGCAGTCATTTACGACAAGACCCTTCGCTTTTATCAAcctaacttgtaaaacaacataccTGACTTGATAATAcagtaaactattttatttcaatttgcattaatagaacgaaatggggttatagtatttttctctcttaaaaaatccaaagaaaaaatgcatataattaggcctattggtagggtacgttagagtaaaaacgatcACTCATGATACACAAGtggtaattttcttttctttgggacttaatcaagggtttcaTAGAATTATTTGctgtaataaagcaggacggtaATGTCCATTATCATTTTAGGGATAGCCGTGCGGCTACCCCACAATACCTTGTTATCTTTATAAAACGTGCACGTatgtttttgtgtctagacacctCGACTTGGTGGCCGTtcaaaatatacacctgccaatcaggaactaCAAGTACAGGCCACGGAGACAacataccaattaactaaaacaaacccactccgattatcatttcagtacgtgggttaatgtagggacaatatataatacagttattttgacactttgacAAAGATGGTTTattattgaaaaacaatatatacttattgctggcttactgggatggctattattacagaacattgcgatgcatccgcaaaaatcaggtatgttttgtttcttcagttctaagactaattcctgacgtgacacgttaagtattatgtaaccactggcttgccagagggcgtattcactggaatggtaCAAAATGTTTGCGCCAGTTATATATACTAGCCGTCAcacttaaccgttttattaattaaatatacgtttatatttgttcatattaagcaataatgtgcattatatatcgttgaatatgcataccaggccaaatgccttaattgtcccttcctttaatgtGCAATGTTGGTCATTAAAAATCTCAGTTAGTCGGCAACGTCTTAACAGTGGCAACTAACTTAGGACGGTGCCTTTAAGAATATGTCATTATGACGGACACAGTTACTGTTTGAATCAGTTTGTCATAAATTATACTGGGTGCCTCACATTTGTTAGTGCAAATCGGAATCTGCGTTCGCGTATAAACTAGACTGGCTTTCTGCGAGTGGTGTATGCTCTTGCGGGTAGCGGCCTATGGGTGCCTCTTTTTCAGCAGCCGTACAAAATTGTTCTTCGGAATACTGTTCAAAATTATTCTTGGCTTGTTCGTTTGGATTCGCAGTACGAACATCTTCATAATTATCTTCCGTATAAGAATCAGGTGCAACCCGATTATCCACGTCATCGTAAATATCCGACTCGTGCCGACCGTTGACGTTGGTGTTCGGCGGTTGCCGTCCATACTTCGGGGCTATGGGAGGTGGGGCTTTCGTCTTCGGGGCCGATTTTGTTGGAGGCTTTGGAGCAGGAACCGAAGGGTGCATCTTTTCTCTAGGCTTTGCTGCCGGTACTGTAGCTGTACTGCCTGGAGCCggtctttgttgttgttgttgtctatGTTGTTGCTGacgtcgttgttgttgttgtcttggTGGTGGAGGGGGATGGACTGGGTTTCGTGGCGGATGACGATCTTGATCTGAAGGAGGTGAGCGACAAGTAGAGTTCGGCGTAGAAGGAGAAGCATTCCTGTCCTGGTGGTTGTCATGGTGATTGGGAGGAGCCTGCTGGTCGGTCCGTGACGTCTCGTCGTTTGAGTCTTGTTTGCCGACCGTCTTTCGCTGGGTGTGTGGGACTTCGTAACTCGCGCTGTCATCCGACTGGGTTTCCTTGTCGAACTCGCTGCTGTTTTCGTCTTCAAATTCGTACGGAAGCTCttctgcaaatatatatatatatatatatatatatatatatatatatatatatatatatatatatatatatatatatatatatataattaagggATTAATTAACAGCTTTGATGTTTAACTAACTGGAGGAAACACATGTACTCCCTTTATTCTGAGCTCGATTGTTACAAAGTTAGATTAACTTACAAatttgattgagctccttttcaTAGCCTACATGTCCCTCTCACGATTAGCGCAATGAACGGCAAAGCAACtaggaatttaattaatttttccaaCTGTTTGAACccttttttatgttgttttgttttttatctttgcaaagtttattttacaaaataaaagagTAACAAAGAATAAAATGGTTTGGCTTGGTTTGGCGGAAAATTTGTCAACAGTCTTtcattttagtatttactttggacATGTCGGAACGTCCAGCG
Encoded here:
- the LOC121385272 gene encoding SH3 domain-binding protein 2-like isoform X2, producing the protein MSTFHGSIRVIISEINQFFNDTLRHEKLSPKAIQKKESIQKLINELQSSYPQIAPNDQSDRVFLHDVRIADIAAKDLYNVAKAGFLEKRRKKELRLRSSYQRRYCIIEYGVFYYYINTTDKKQAGAFSLDGYKFHKAPYLPTDANKGEVSFELTGANRRTYQFLAESKTDMDEWRVAVEKFSGLNSKSKSTGNEPAPRPDQPIGVPDSEELPYEFEDENSSEFDKETQSDDSASYEVPHTQRKTVGKQDSNDETSRTDQQAPPNHHDNHQDRNASPSTPNSTCRSPPSDQDRHPPRNPVHPPPPPRQQQQRRQQQHRQQQQQRPAPGSTATVPAAKPREKMHPSVPAPKPPTKSAPKTKAPPPIAPKYGRQPPNTNVNGRHESDIYDDVDNRVAPDSYTEDNYEDVRTANPNEQAKNNFEQYSEEQFCTAAEKEAPIGRYPQEHTPLAESQSSLYANADSDLH
- the LOC121385272 gene encoding SH3 domain-binding protein 2-like isoform X1, yielding MSTFHGSIRVIISEINQFFNDTLRHEKLSPKAIQKKESIQKLINELQSSYPQIAPNDQSDRVFLHDVRIADIAAKDLYNVAKAGFLEKRRKKELRLRSSYQRRYCIIEYGVFYYYINTTDKKQAGAFSLDGYKFHKAPYLPTDANKGEVSFELTGANRRTYQFLAESKTDMDEWRVAVEKFSGLNSKSKSTGNEPAPRPDQPIGVPDSGIYYEDVQLHEELPYEFEDENSSEFDKETQSDDSASYEVPHTQRKTVGKQDSNDETSRTDQQAPPNHHDNHQDRNASPSTPNSTCRSPPSDQDRHPPRNPVHPPPPPRQQQQRRQQQHRQQQQQRPAPGSTATVPAAKPREKMHPSVPAPKPPTKSAPKTKAPPPIAPKYGRQPPNTNVNGRHESDIYDDVDNRVAPDSYTEDNYEDVRTANPNEQAKNNFEQYSEEQFCTAAEKEAPIGRYPQEHTPLAESQSSLYANADSDLH